From a region of the Salvelinus alpinus chromosome 2, SLU_Salpinus.1, whole genome shotgun sequence genome:
- the LOC139567756 gene encoding piggyBac transposable element-derived protein 4-like produces MYVDELEAFIALLYVRGLYVGMNTPLESFWNEKCGVIFFFSPEKLCPRNRFREIMRYLRFDARETRRMHLETDKFALVSEVWDAFVQNCVSAYKPGVNITVEVQWFPSKAKCTFAQYIPYKQDKWGMKLLLAADIDSKYVLNVFPYLGKGESQLPENVVMRLVEPYLGEGRNVNTDEIFTSLPLANKLIDKNTSLVGVMKVSRGLPLSVSNQAQAELFSTTARQSNTVYRRKPRENVCILSNKLPTVAIGGDTNRKPETLTHYNNTKVGVDKMARQFTVKADSQRWPVAVFYNLLELAAG; encoded by the exons ATGTATGTGGATGAGCTGGAAGCGTTCATTGCGCTCCTGTATGTCCGAGGACTGTACGTAGGAATGAACACGCCTTTGGAGAGCTTCTGGAACGAAAAATGTggggtgattttttttttttcccccGAGAAACTATGCCCACGGAACCGCTTCAGAGAGATCATGCGATACCTGCGTTTTGATGCAAGAGAGACCAGACGCATGCACTTGGAAACGGACAAATTCGCCCTGGTATCAGAAGTTTGGGACGCGTTTGTACAGAACTGTGTTTCCGCTTACAAGCCAGGAGTGAACATTACCGTTGAGGTGCAATGGTTCCCCTCAAAAGCTAAGTGCACCTTTGCGCAGTACATCCCCTACAAGCAAGACAAGTGGGGCATGAAGCTTTTGTTGGCAGCTGACATCGACAGCAAGTACGTGCTGAATGTCTTTCCGTATCTGGGGAAAGGTGAATCCCAGCTTCCTGAAAATGTGGTGATGAGGCTTGTAGAACCTTACCTTGGCGAGGGTAGGAATGTAAACACAGACGAGATCTTCACATCACTGCCATTGGCAAATAAGTTGATTGACAAGAACACAAGCTTAGTCGGGGTTATGAAAGTGAGCCGGGGGCTGCCTCTCTCTGTGAGCAACCAGGCACAGGCAGAGCTGTTCTCCACAACGGCACGACAAAGCAACACGGTTTACAGACGTAAGCCAAGAGAGAACGTCTGTATCCTGAGTAATAAGCTTCCGACAGTTGCTATTGGCGGTGACACAAATAGAAAACCAGAGACCCTGACGCACTATAACAACACAAAG GTTGGTGTGGATAAGATGGCCAGACAGTTCACGGTGAAAGCAGATTCCCAACGCTGGCCTGTTGCCGTATTCTACAACCTGCTTGAACTGGCTGCTGGGTGA